Proteins encoded by one window of Macaca mulatta isolate MMU2019108-1 chromosome 10, T2T-MMU8v2.0, whole genome shotgun sequence:
- the CDC25B gene encoding M-phase inducer phosphatase 2 isoform X2, translating to MCEAMEVPQPEPAPGSALSPACVRGGAQRPGHLPGLLLGSHGLLVSPVRATASSPVTTLTQTMHDLAGLGSETPKSQVGTLLFRSHSRLTRLSLSRRASESSLSSDSSESSDAGLCMDSPSPVDPQMAEQTFEQAIQAASRVIRKEQFAIRRFQSMPVRLLGQSPVLRNITNSQAPDGQRKSEAGGGAASSSGEDKENVRFRKTWMGALRGEEGACWGGFLAREDPPLPSWLQDGFVFKMPWKPTHPSSTHALAEWASRREAFAQRPSSAPDLMCLSPERKMEVEELSPLARGRFSLTPAEGDTEEDDGFVDILESDLKDDDAVPPGMESLISAPLVKTLQKEEEQDLVMYSKCQRLFRSPSMPCSVIRPILKRLERPQDRDTPVQNKRRRSVTPPEEQQEPEEPKVRVLRSKSLCHDEIENLLDSDHRQLIGDYSKAFLLQTVDGKHQDLKYISPETMVALLMGKFSNIVDKFVIVDCRYPYEYEGGHIKTAVNLPLERDAESFLLQSPITPCSLDKRVILIFHCEFSSERGPRMCRFIRERDRAVNDYPSLYYPEMYILKGGYKEFFPQHPNFCEPQDYRPMNHEAFKDELKTFRLKTRSWAGERSRRELCSRLQDQ from the exons ATGTGCGAGG CGATGGAGGTGCCCCAGCCGGAGCCCGCGCCAGGCTCGGCTCTCAGTCCAGCATGCGTGCGCGGTGGCGCCCAGCGTCCCGGCCACCTCCCGGGCCTCCTGCTGGGATCTCATGGCCTCCTGGTGTCTCCTGTGCGCGCGACCGCTTCCTCGCCGGTCACCACCCTCACCCAGACCATGCATGACCTCGCCGGGCTCGGCAG CGAAACCCCAAAGAGTCAGGTAGGGACCCTGCTCTTCCGCAGCCACAGCCGCCTGACGCGCCTATCCCTGTCTCGACGGGCATCTGAATCCTCCCTGTCGTCAGATTCCTCCGAATCTTCTGATGCAG GTCTCTGCATGGATTCCCCCAGCCCTGTGGACCCCCAGATGGCGGAGCAGAC GTTTGAACAGGCCATCCAGGCAGCCAGCCGGGTCATTCGAAA AGAGCAGTTTGCCATCAGACGCTTCCAGTCTATGCCG GTGAGGCTGCTGGGTCAAAGCCCTGTGCTTCGGAACATCACCAACTCTCAGGCGCCCGACGGCCAGAGGAAGAGCGAGGCGGGCGGTGGAGCTGCCAGCAGCTCTGGGGAAGACAAGGAGAACGTGCGCTTCCGGAAGACCTGGATGGGAGCTCTCCGGGGAGAGGAGGGGGCATGCTGGGGTGGTTTCCTGGCACGTGAGGACCCTCCTCTCCCATCTTGGCTGCAGGATGGGTTTGTCTTCAAGATGCCATGGAAGCCCACACATCCCAGCTCCACCCATGCTCTGGCAGAGTGGGCCAGCCGCAGGGAAGCCTTTGCCCAGAGGCCCAGCTCGGCCCCCGACCTGATG TGTCTCAGTCCTGAGCGGAAGATGGAAGTGGAGGAGCTCAGCCCCCTGGCCCGAGGTCGCTTCTCTCTCACCCCTGCAGAGGGGGATACCGAGGAAGATGATGGATTTGTGGACATCCTAGAGAGTGACTTAAAG GATGATGATGCAGTTCCCCCAGGCATGGAGAGTCTCATTAGCGCCCCACTGGTCAAGACCTTGcaaaaggaagaggaacag GACCTGGTCATGTACAGCAAGTGCCAGCGGCTCTTCCGCTCTCCGTCCATGCCCTGCAGCGTGATCCGGCCCATCCTTAAGAGGCTGGAGCGGCCCCAGGACAGGGACACGCCCGTGCAGAATAAGCGGAGGCGGAGCGTGACCCCTCCTGAGGAGCAGCAGGAGCCTGAGGAACCT AAAGTCCGCGTCCTCCGCTCAAAATCACTGTGTCACGATGAGATTGAGAACCTCCTGGACAGTGACCACCGACAGCTGATTGGAGATTACTCTAAG GCCTTCCTCCTACAGACGGTAGATGGAAAGCACCAAGACCTCAAGTACATCTCACCAGAAACG ATGGTGGCTCTGTTGATGGGCAAGTTCAGCAACATCGTGGATAAGTTTGTGATTGTGGACTGCAGATACCCCTATGAGTATGAAGGCGGGCACATCAAG ACTGCGGTGAACTTGCCCCTGGAACGCGACGCCGAGAGCTTCCTGCTGCAGAGCCCCATCACACCCTGTAGCCTGGACAAGAGAGTCATCCTCATTTTCCACTGTGAATTCTCATCTGAGCGTGGGCCCCGCAT GTGCCGTTTCATCAGGGAACGAGACCGTGCTGTTAACGACTACCCCAGCCTCTACTACCCCGAGATGTATATCTTGAAAGGCGGCTACAAGGAGTTCTTCCCTCAGCACCCG AACTTCTGTGAACCCCAGGACTACCGGCCCATGAACCATGAGGCCTTCAAGGATGAGCTGAAGACCTTCCGCCTCAAGACTCGCAGCTGGGCTGGGGAGCGGAGCCGGCGGGAGCTCTGTAGCCGGCTGCAGGACCAGTGA
- the CDC25B gene encoding M-phase inducer phosphatase 2 isoform X10: protein MNFTPQRPAMEVPQPEPAPGSALSPACVRGGAQRPGHLPGLLLGSHGLLVSPVRATASSPVTTLTQTMHDLAGLGSHSRLTRLSLSRRASESSLSSDSSESSDAGLCMDSPSPVDPQMAEQTFEQAIQAASRVIRKEQFAIRRFQSMPVRLLGQSPVLRNITNSQAPDGQRKSEAGGGAASSSGEDKENDGFVFKMPWKPTHPSSTHALAEWASRREAFAQRPSSAPDLMCLSPERKMEVEELSPLARGRFSLTPAEGDTEEDDGFVDILESDLKDDDAVPPGMESLISAPLVKTLQKEEEQDLVMYSKCQRLFRSPSMPCSVIRPILKRLERPQDRDTPVQNKRRRSVTPPEEQQEPEEPKVRVLRSKSLCHDEIENLLDSDHRQLIGDYSKAFLLQTVDGKHQDLKYISPETMVALLMGKFSNIVDKFVIVDCRYPYEYEGGHIKTAVNLPLERDAESFLLQSPITPCSLDKRVILIFHCEFSSERGPRMCRFIRERDRAVNDYPSLYYPEMYILKGGYKEFFPQHPNFCEPQDYRPMNHEAFKDELKTFRLKTRSWAGERSRRELCSRLQDQ, encoded by the exons ATGAACTTCACGCCTCAACGTCCag CGATGGAGGTGCCCCAGCCGGAGCCCGCGCCAGGCTCGGCTCTCAGTCCAGCATGCGTGCGCGGTGGCGCCCAGCGTCCCGGCCACCTCCCGGGCCTCCTGCTGGGATCTCATGGCCTCCTGGTGTCTCCTGTGCGCGCGACCGCTTCCTCGCCGGTCACCACCCTCACCCAGACCATGCATGACCTCGCCGGGCTCGGCAG CCACAGCCGCCTGACGCGCCTATCCCTGTCTCGACGGGCATCTGAATCCTCCCTGTCGTCAGATTCCTCCGAATCTTCTGATGCAG GTCTCTGCATGGATTCCCCCAGCCCTGTGGACCCCCAGATGGCGGAGCAGAC GTTTGAACAGGCCATCCAGGCAGCCAGCCGGGTCATTCGAAA AGAGCAGTTTGCCATCAGACGCTTCCAGTCTATGCCG GTGAGGCTGCTGGGTCAAAGCCCTGTGCTTCGGAACATCACCAACTCTCAGGCGCCCGACGGCCAGAGGAAGAGCGAGGCGGGCGGTGGAGCTGCCAGCAGCTCTGGGGAAGACAAGGAGAAC GATGGGTTTGTCTTCAAGATGCCATGGAAGCCCACACATCCCAGCTCCACCCATGCTCTGGCAGAGTGGGCCAGCCGCAGGGAAGCCTTTGCCCAGAGGCCCAGCTCGGCCCCCGACCTGATG TGTCTCAGTCCTGAGCGGAAGATGGAAGTGGAGGAGCTCAGCCCCCTGGCCCGAGGTCGCTTCTCTCTCACCCCTGCAGAGGGGGATACCGAGGAAGATGATGGATTTGTGGACATCCTAGAGAGTGACTTAAAG GATGATGATGCAGTTCCCCCAGGCATGGAGAGTCTCATTAGCGCCCCACTGGTCAAGACCTTGcaaaaggaagaggaacag GACCTGGTCATGTACAGCAAGTGCCAGCGGCTCTTCCGCTCTCCGTCCATGCCCTGCAGCGTGATCCGGCCCATCCTTAAGAGGCTGGAGCGGCCCCAGGACAGGGACACGCCCGTGCAGAATAAGCGGAGGCGGAGCGTGACCCCTCCTGAGGAGCAGCAGGAGCCTGAGGAACCT AAAGTCCGCGTCCTCCGCTCAAAATCACTGTGTCACGATGAGATTGAGAACCTCCTGGACAGTGACCACCGACAGCTGATTGGAGATTACTCTAAG GCCTTCCTCCTACAGACGGTAGATGGAAAGCACCAAGACCTCAAGTACATCTCACCAGAAACG ATGGTGGCTCTGTTGATGGGCAAGTTCAGCAACATCGTGGATAAGTTTGTGATTGTGGACTGCAGATACCCCTATGAGTATGAAGGCGGGCACATCAAG ACTGCGGTGAACTTGCCCCTGGAACGCGACGCCGAGAGCTTCCTGCTGCAGAGCCCCATCACACCCTGTAGCCTGGACAAGAGAGTCATCCTCATTTTCCACTGTGAATTCTCATCTGAGCGTGGGCCCCGCAT GTGCCGTTTCATCAGGGAACGAGACCGTGCTGTTAACGACTACCCCAGCCTCTACTACCCCGAGATGTATATCTTGAAAGGCGGCTACAAGGAGTTCTTCCCTCAGCACCCG AACTTCTGTGAACCCCAGGACTACCGGCCCATGAACCATGAGGCCTTCAAGGATGAGCTGAAGACCTTCCGCCTCAAGACTCGCAGCTGGGCTGGGGAGCGGAGCCGGCGGGAGCTCTGTAGCCGGCTGCAGGACCAGTGA
- the CDC25B gene encoding M-phase inducer phosphatase 2 isoform X7: MNFTPQRPAMEVPQPEPAPGSALSPACVRGGAQRPGHLPGLLLGSHGLLVSPVRATASSPVTTLTQTMHDLAGLGSETPKSQVGTLLFRSHSRLTRLSLSRRASESSLSSDSSESSDAGLCMDSPSPVDPQMAEQTFEQAIQAASRVIRKEQFAIRRFQSMPVRLLGQSPVLRNITNSQAPDGQRKSEAGGGAASSSGEDKENDGFVFKMPWKPTHPSSTHALAEWASRREAFAQRPSSAPDLMCLSPERKMEVEELSPLARGRFSLTPAEGDTEEDDGFVDILESDLKDDDAVPPGMESLISAPLVKTLQKEEEQDLVMYSKCQRLFRSPSMPCSVIRPILKRLERPQDRDTPVQNKRRRSVTPPEEQQEPEEPKVRVLRSKSLCHDEIENLLDSDHRQLIGDYSKAFLLQTVDGKHQDLKYISPETMVALLMGKFSNIVDKFVIVDCRYPYEYEGGHIKTAVNLPLERDAESFLLQSPITPCSLDKRVILIFHCEFSSERGPRMCRFIRERDRAVNDYPSLYYPEMYILKGGYKEFFPQHPNFCEPQDYRPMNHEAFKDELKTFRLKTRSWAGERSRRELCSRLQDQ, translated from the exons ATGAACTTCACGCCTCAACGTCCag CGATGGAGGTGCCCCAGCCGGAGCCCGCGCCAGGCTCGGCTCTCAGTCCAGCATGCGTGCGCGGTGGCGCCCAGCGTCCCGGCCACCTCCCGGGCCTCCTGCTGGGATCTCATGGCCTCCTGGTGTCTCCTGTGCGCGCGACCGCTTCCTCGCCGGTCACCACCCTCACCCAGACCATGCATGACCTCGCCGGGCTCGGCAG CGAAACCCCAAAGAGTCAGGTAGGGACCCTGCTCTTCCGCAGCCACAGCCGCCTGACGCGCCTATCCCTGTCTCGACGGGCATCTGAATCCTCCCTGTCGTCAGATTCCTCCGAATCTTCTGATGCAG GTCTCTGCATGGATTCCCCCAGCCCTGTGGACCCCCAGATGGCGGAGCAGAC GTTTGAACAGGCCATCCAGGCAGCCAGCCGGGTCATTCGAAA AGAGCAGTTTGCCATCAGACGCTTCCAGTCTATGCCG GTGAGGCTGCTGGGTCAAAGCCCTGTGCTTCGGAACATCACCAACTCTCAGGCGCCCGACGGCCAGAGGAAGAGCGAGGCGGGCGGTGGAGCTGCCAGCAGCTCTGGGGAAGACAAGGAGAAC GATGGGTTTGTCTTCAAGATGCCATGGAAGCCCACACATCCCAGCTCCACCCATGCTCTGGCAGAGTGGGCCAGCCGCAGGGAAGCCTTTGCCCAGAGGCCCAGCTCGGCCCCCGACCTGATG TGTCTCAGTCCTGAGCGGAAGATGGAAGTGGAGGAGCTCAGCCCCCTGGCCCGAGGTCGCTTCTCTCTCACCCCTGCAGAGGGGGATACCGAGGAAGATGATGGATTTGTGGACATCCTAGAGAGTGACTTAAAG GATGATGATGCAGTTCCCCCAGGCATGGAGAGTCTCATTAGCGCCCCACTGGTCAAGACCTTGcaaaaggaagaggaacag GACCTGGTCATGTACAGCAAGTGCCAGCGGCTCTTCCGCTCTCCGTCCATGCCCTGCAGCGTGATCCGGCCCATCCTTAAGAGGCTGGAGCGGCCCCAGGACAGGGACACGCCCGTGCAGAATAAGCGGAGGCGGAGCGTGACCCCTCCTGAGGAGCAGCAGGAGCCTGAGGAACCT AAAGTCCGCGTCCTCCGCTCAAAATCACTGTGTCACGATGAGATTGAGAACCTCCTGGACAGTGACCACCGACAGCTGATTGGAGATTACTCTAAG GCCTTCCTCCTACAGACGGTAGATGGAAAGCACCAAGACCTCAAGTACATCTCACCAGAAACG ATGGTGGCTCTGTTGATGGGCAAGTTCAGCAACATCGTGGATAAGTTTGTGATTGTGGACTGCAGATACCCCTATGAGTATGAAGGCGGGCACATCAAG ACTGCGGTGAACTTGCCCCTGGAACGCGACGCCGAGAGCTTCCTGCTGCAGAGCCCCATCACACCCTGTAGCCTGGACAAGAGAGTCATCCTCATTTTCCACTGTGAATTCTCATCTGAGCGTGGGCCCCGCAT GTGCCGTTTCATCAGGGAACGAGACCGTGCTGTTAACGACTACCCCAGCCTCTACTACCCCGAGATGTATATCTTGAAAGGCGGCTACAAGGAGTTCTTCCCTCAGCACCCG AACTTCTGTGAACCCCAGGACTACCGGCCCATGAACCATGAGGCCTTCAAGGATGAGCTGAAGACCTTCCGCCTCAAGACTCGCAGCTGGGCTGGGGAGCGGAGCCGGCGGGAGCTCTGTAGCCGGCTGCAGGACCAGTGA
- the CDC25B gene encoding M-phase inducer phosphatase 2 isoform X5: MCEAMEVPQPEPAPGSALSPACVRGGAQRPGHLPGLLLGSHGLLVSPVRATASSPVTTLTQTMHDLAGLGSHSRLTRLSLSRRASESSLSSDSSESSDAGLCMDSPSPVDPQMAEQTFEQAIQAASRVIRKEQFAIRRFQSMPVRLLGQSPVLRNITNSQAPDGQRKSEAGGGAASSSGEDKENVRFRKTWMGALRGEEGACWGGFLAREDPPLPSWLQDGFVFKMPWKPTHPSSTHALAEWASRREAFAQRPSSAPDLMCLSPERKMEVEELSPLARGRFSLTPAEGDTEEDDGFVDILESDLKDDDAVPPGMESLISAPLVKTLQKEEEQDLVMYSKCQRLFRSPSMPCSVIRPILKRLERPQDRDTPVQNKRRRSVTPPEEQQEPEEPKVRVLRSKSLCHDEIENLLDSDHRQLIGDYSKAFLLQTVDGKHQDLKYISPETMVALLMGKFSNIVDKFVIVDCRYPYEYEGGHIKTAVNLPLERDAESFLLQSPITPCSLDKRVILIFHCEFSSERGPRMCRFIRERDRAVNDYPSLYYPEMYILKGGYKEFFPQHPNFCEPQDYRPMNHEAFKDELKTFRLKTRSWAGERSRRELCSRLQDQ, from the exons ATGTGCGAGG CGATGGAGGTGCCCCAGCCGGAGCCCGCGCCAGGCTCGGCTCTCAGTCCAGCATGCGTGCGCGGTGGCGCCCAGCGTCCCGGCCACCTCCCGGGCCTCCTGCTGGGATCTCATGGCCTCCTGGTGTCTCCTGTGCGCGCGACCGCTTCCTCGCCGGTCACCACCCTCACCCAGACCATGCATGACCTCGCCGGGCTCGGCAG CCACAGCCGCCTGACGCGCCTATCCCTGTCTCGACGGGCATCTGAATCCTCCCTGTCGTCAGATTCCTCCGAATCTTCTGATGCAG GTCTCTGCATGGATTCCCCCAGCCCTGTGGACCCCCAGATGGCGGAGCAGAC GTTTGAACAGGCCATCCAGGCAGCCAGCCGGGTCATTCGAAA AGAGCAGTTTGCCATCAGACGCTTCCAGTCTATGCCG GTGAGGCTGCTGGGTCAAAGCCCTGTGCTTCGGAACATCACCAACTCTCAGGCGCCCGACGGCCAGAGGAAGAGCGAGGCGGGCGGTGGAGCTGCCAGCAGCTCTGGGGAAGACAAGGAGAACGTGCGCTTCCGGAAGACCTGGATGGGAGCTCTCCGGGGAGAGGAGGGGGCATGCTGGGGTGGTTTCCTGGCACGTGAGGACCCTCCTCTCCCATCTTGGCTGCAGGATGGGTTTGTCTTCAAGATGCCATGGAAGCCCACACATCCCAGCTCCACCCATGCTCTGGCAGAGTGGGCCAGCCGCAGGGAAGCCTTTGCCCAGAGGCCCAGCTCGGCCCCCGACCTGATG TGTCTCAGTCCTGAGCGGAAGATGGAAGTGGAGGAGCTCAGCCCCCTGGCCCGAGGTCGCTTCTCTCTCACCCCTGCAGAGGGGGATACCGAGGAAGATGATGGATTTGTGGACATCCTAGAGAGTGACTTAAAG GATGATGATGCAGTTCCCCCAGGCATGGAGAGTCTCATTAGCGCCCCACTGGTCAAGACCTTGcaaaaggaagaggaacag GACCTGGTCATGTACAGCAAGTGCCAGCGGCTCTTCCGCTCTCCGTCCATGCCCTGCAGCGTGATCCGGCCCATCCTTAAGAGGCTGGAGCGGCCCCAGGACAGGGACACGCCCGTGCAGAATAAGCGGAGGCGGAGCGTGACCCCTCCTGAGGAGCAGCAGGAGCCTGAGGAACCT AAAGTCCGCGTCCTCCGCTCAAAATCACTGTGTCACGATGAGATTGAGAACCTCCTGGACAGTGACCACCGACAGCTGATTGGAGATTACTCTAAG GCCTTCCTCCTACAGACGGTAGATGGAAAGCACCAAGACCTCAAGTACATCTCACCAGAAACG ATGGTGGCTCTGTTGATGGGCAAGTTCAGCAACATCGTGGATAAGTTTGTGATTGTGGACTGCAGATACCCCTATGAGTATGAAGGCGGGCACATCAAG ACTGCGGTGAACTTGCCCCTGGAACGCGACGCCGAGAGCTTCCTGCTGCAGAGCCCCATCACACCCTGTAGCCTGGACAAGAGAGTCATCCTCATTTTCCACTGTGAATTCTCATCTGAGCGTGGGCCCCGCAT GTGCCGTTTCATCAGGGAACGAGACCGTGCTGTTAACGACTACCCCAGCCTCTACTACCCCGAGATGTATATCTTGAAAGGCGGCTACAAGGAGTTCTTCCCTCAGCACCCG AACTTCTGTGAACCCCAGGACTACCGGCCCATGAACCATGAGGCCTTCAAGGATGAGCTGAAGACCTTCCGCCTCAAGACTCGCAGCTGGGCTGGGGAGCGGAGCCGGCGGGAGCTCTGTAGCCGGCTGCAGGACCAGTGA
- the CDC25B gene encoding M-phase inducer phosphatase 2 isoform X8 — translation MCEAMEVPQPEPAPGSALSPACVRGGAQRPGHLPGLLLGSHGLLVSPVRATASSPVTTLTQTMHDLAGLGSETPKSQVGTLLFRSHSRLTRLSLSRRASESSLSSDSSESSDAGLCMDSPSPVDPQMAEQTFEQAIQAASRVIRKEQFAIRRFQSMPVRLLGQSPVLRNITNSQAPDGQRKSEAGGGAASSSGEDKENDGFVFKMPWKPTHPSSTHALAEWASRREAFAQRPSSAPDLMCLSPERKMEVEELSPLARGRFSLTPAEGDTEEDDGFVDILESDLKDDDAVPPGMESLISAPLVKTLQKEEEQDLVMYSKCQRLFRSPSMPCSVIRPILKRLERPQDRDTPVQNKRRRSVTPPEEQQEPEEPKVRVLRSKSLCHDEIENLLDSDHRQLIGDYSKAFLLQTVDGKHQDLKYISPETMVALLMGKFSNIVDKFVIVDCRYPYEYEGGHIKTAVNLPLERDAESFLLQSPITPCSLDKRVILIFHCEFSSERGPRMCRFIRERDRAVNDYPSLYYPEMYILKGGYKEFFPQHPNFCEPQDYRPMNHEAFKDELKTFRLKTRSWAGERSRRELCSRLQDQ, via the exons ATGTGCGAGG CGATGGAGGTGCCCCAGCCGGAGCCCGCGCCAGGCTCGGCTCTCAGTCCAGCATGCGTGCGCGGTGGCGCCCAGCGTCCCGGCCACCTCCCGGGCCTCCTGCTGGGATCTCATGGCCTCCTGGTGTCTCCTGTGCGCGCGACCGCTTCCTCGCCGGTCACCACCCTCACCCAGACCATGCATGACCTCGCCGGGCTCGGCAG CGAAACCCCAAAGAGTCAGGTAGGGACCCTGCTCTTCCGCAGCCACAGCCGCCTGACGCGCCTATCCCTGTCTCGACGGGCATCTGAATCCTCCCTGTCGTCAGATTCCTCCGAATCTTCTGATGCAG GTCTCTGCATGGATTCCCCCAGCCCTGTGGACCCCCAGATGGCGGAGCAGAC GTTTGAACAGGCCATCCAGGCAGCCAGCCGGGTCATTCGAAA AGAGCAGTTTGCCATCAGACGCTTCCAGTCTATGCCG GTGAGGCTGCTGGGTCAAAGCCCTGTGCTTCGGAACATCACCAACTCTCAGGCGCCCGACGGCCAGAGGAAGAGCGAGGCGGGCGGTGGAGCTGCCAGCAGCTCTGGGGAAGACAAGGAGAAC GATGGGTTTGTCTTCAAGATGCCATGGAAGCCCACACATCCCAGCTCCACCCATGCTCTGGCAGAGTGGGCCAGCCGCAGGGAAGCCTTTGCCCAGAGGCCCAGCTCGGCCCCCGACCTGATG TGTCTCAGTCCTGAGCGGAAGATGGAAGTGGAGGAGCTCAGCCCCCTGGCCCGAGGTCGCTTCTCTCTCACCCCTGCAGAGGGGGATACCGAGGAAGATGATGGATTTGTGGACATCCTAGAGAGTGACTTAAAG GATGATGATGCAGTTCCCCCAGGCATGGAGAGTCTCATTAGCGCCCCACTGGTCAAGACCTTGcaaaaggaagaggaacag GACCTGGTCATGTACAGCAAGTGCCAGCGGCTCTTCCGCTCTCCGTCCATGCCCTGCAGCGTGATCCGGCCCATCCTTAAGAGGCTGGAGCGGCCCCAGGACAGGGACACGCCCGTGCAGAATAAGCGGAGGCGGAGCGTGACCCCTCCTGAGGAGCAGCAGGAGCCTGAGGAACCT AAAGTCCGCGTCCTCCGCTCAAAATCACTGTGTCACGATGAGATTGAGAACCTCCTGGACAGTGACCACCGACAGCTGATTGGAGATTACTCTAAG GCCTTCCTCCTACAGACGGTAGATGGAAAGCACCAAGACCTCAAGTACATCTCACCAGAAACG ATGGTGGCTCTGTTGATGGGCAAGTTCAGCAACATCGTGGATAAGTTTGTGATTGTGGACTGCAGATACCCCTATGAGTATGAAGGCGGGCACATCAAG ACTGCGGTGAACTTGCCCCTGGAACGCGACGCCGAGAGCTTCCTGCTGCAGAGCCCCATCACACCCTGTAGCCTGGACAAGAGAGTCATCCTCATTTTCCACTGTGAATTCTCATCTGAGCGTGGGCCCCGCAT GTGCCGTTTCATCAGGGAACGAGACCGTGCTGTTAACGACTACCCCAGCCTCTACTACCCCGAGATGTATATCTTGAAAGGCGGCTACAAGGAGTTCTTCCCTCAGCACCCG AACTTCTGTGAACCCCAGGACTACCGGCCCATGAACCATGAGGCCTTCAAGGATGAGCTGAAGACCTTCCGCCTCAAGACTCGCAGCTGGGCTGGGGAGCGGAGCCGGCGGGAGCTCTGTAGCCGGCTGCAGGACCAGTGA
- the CDC25B gene encoding M-phase inducer phosphatase 2 isoform X3 — MEVPQPEPAPGSALSPACVRGGAQRPGHLPGLLLGSHGLLVSPVRATASSPVTTLTQTMHDLAGLGSETPKSQVGTLLFRSHSRLTRLSLSRRASESSLSSDSSESSDAGLCMDSPSPVDPQMAEQTFEQAIQAASRVIRKEQFAIRRFQSMPVRLLGQSPVLRNITNSQAPDGQRKSEAGGGAASSSGEDKENVRFRKTWMGALRGEEGACWGGFLAREDPPLPSWLQDGFVFKMPWKPTHPSSTHALAEWASRREAFAQRPSSAPDLMCLSPERKMEVEELSPLARGRFSLTPAEGDTEEDDGFVDILESDLKDDDAVPPGMESLISAPLVKTLQKEEEQDLVMYSKCQRLFRSPSMPCSVIRPILKRLERPQDRDTPVQNKRRRSVTPPEEQQEPEEPKVRVLRSKSLCHDEIENLLDSDHRQLIGDYSKAFLLQTVDGKHQDLKYISPETMVALLMGKFSNIVDKFVIVDCRYPYEYEGGHIKTAVNLPLERDAESFLLQSPITPCSLDKRVILIFHCEFSSERGPRMCRFIRERDRAVNDYPSLYYPEMYILKGGYKEFFPQHPNFCEPQDYRPMNHEAFKDELKTFRLKTRSWAGERSRRELCSRLQDQ, encoded by the exons ATGGAGGTGCCCCAGCCGGAGCCCGCGCCAGGCTCGGCTCTCAGTCCAGCATGCGTGCGCGGTGGCGCCCAGCGTCCCGGCCACCTCCCGGGCCTCCTGCTGGGATCTCATGGCCTCCTGGTGTCTCCTGTGCGCGCGACCGCTTCCTCGCCGGTCACCACCCTCACCCAGACCATGCATGACCTCGCCGGGCTCGGCAG CGAAACCCCAAAGAGTCAGGTAGGGACCCTGCTCTTCCGCAGCCACAGCCGCCTGACGCGCCTATCCCTGTCTCGACGGGCATCTGAATCCTCCCTGTCGTCAGATTCCTCCGAATCTTCTGATGCAG GTCTCTGCATGGATTCCCCCAGCCCTGTGGACCCCCAGATGGCGGAGCAGAC GTTTGAACAGGCCATCCAGGCAGCCAGCCGGGTCATTCGAAA AGAGCAGTTTGCCATCAGACGCTTCCAGTCTATGCCG GTGAGGCTGCTGGGTCAAAGCCCTGTGCTTCGGAACATCACCAACTCTCAGGCGCCCGACGGCCAGAGGAAGAGCGAGGCGGGCGGTGGAGCTGCCAGCAGCTCTGGGGAAGACAAGGAGAACGTGCGCTTCCGGAAGACCTGGATGGGAGCTCTCCGGGGAGAGGAGGGGGCATGCTGGGGTGGTTTCCTGGCACGTGAGGACCCTCCTCTCCCATCTTGGCTGCAGGATGGGTTTGTCTTCAAGATGCCATGGAAGCCCACACATCCCAGCTCCACCCATGCTCTGGCAGAGTGGGCCAGCCGCAGGGAAGCCTTTGCCCAGAGGCCCAGCTCGGCCCCCGACCTGATG TGTCTCAGTCCTGAGCGGAAGATGGAAGTGGAGGAGCTCAGCCCCCTGGCCCGAGGTCGCTTCTCTCTCACCCCTGCAGAGGGGGATACCGAGGAAGATGATGGATTTGTGGACATCCTAGAGAGTGACTTAAAG GATGATGATGCAGTTCCCCCAGGCATGGAGAGTCTCATTAGCGCCCCACTGGTCAAGACCTTGcaaaaggaagaggaacag GACCTGGTCATGTACAGCAAGTGCCAGCGGCTCTTCCGCTCTCCGTCCATGCCCTGCAGCGTGATCCGGCCCATCCTTAAGAGGCTGGAGCGGCCCCAGGACAGGGACACGCCCGTGCAGAATAAGCGGAGGCGGAGCGTGACCCCTCCTGAGGAGCAGCAGGAGCCTGAGGAACCT AAAGTCCGCGTCCTCCGCTCAAAATCACTGTGTCACGATGAGATTGAGAACCTCCTGGACAGTGACCACCGACAGCTGATTGGAGATTACTCTAAG GCCTTCCTCCTACAGACGGTAGATGGAAAGCACCAAGACCTCAAGTACATCTCACCAGAAACG ATGGTGGCTCTGTTGATGGGCAAGTTCAGCAACATCGTGGATAAGTTTGTGATTGTGGACTGCAGATACCCCTATGAGTATGAAGGCGGGCACATCAAG ACTGCGGTGAACTTGCCCCTGGAACGCGACGCCGAGAGCTTCCTGCTGCAGAGCCCCATCACACCCTGTAGCCTGGACAAGAGAGTCATCCTCATTTTCCACTGTGAATTCTCATCTGAGCGTGGGCCCCGCAT GTGCCGTTTCATCAGGGAACGAGACCGTGCTGTTAACGACTACCCCAGCCTCTACTACCCCGAGATGTATATCTTGAAAGGCGGCTACAAGGAGTTCTTCCCTCAGCACCCG AACTTCTGTGAACCCCAGGACTACCGGCCCATGAACCATGAGGCCTTCAAGGATGAGCTGAAGACCTTCCGCCTCAAGACTCGCAGCTGGGCTGGGGAGCGGAGCCGGCGGGAGCTCTGTAGCCGGCTGCAGGACCAGTGA